The region CAGTCCTTGAATTGGGACACATTTGAAAACTGAGATGGTACCTGAGATTTTCCCATTTCAGCCACACTGATTTTGTTTGCAGCGAGTTCGACAAGCCAAGGCGTTTTAGACGTCCCTTCAGCAGGGTTAAAAATAATACGGTTCTCCTGCTTCATCTTCTCCAGTCGTTCTTTCAAATCCTGGACTTGTCGTTGGATTACTTCCGTTTTATTTTGCTCTGCTCTAATTTGTTCCTGCTGTTCGAGCGCCTTGTTTCTTTCAACTTCAGTTTCCATTTGATCTTGAGCAATACTCGTATTTTCCTTTTGCATGACTTCTGTGAGCTCAGTCAGTTCGTTGATTTGTGTTTGCAATCGAGTAGGGGAAAATCGAGTAAGATCTTCCAACTGAGACTTTCCCGCATTGAATTGTTTTTCCAAATCTTCGACTTCCCCGACAGCATTTTTCAGCTGAGAAATAATCTCACTTGTTCTTTCTCTCGGAGACATTTCCTGGCGTTCCATCATTTCCAGTGACAGAATCAATGTAATCAGAATCATGATGCCAGTAACCGACATGATGATGTCTTGAAAAACAAAAAGCGAAAATGCTGATCTATTTTTACCACGTCGAGACATTGCAGATCTCTAAAATTTGATAAACTGAGTGAAACGGATAGCTATGTTTGTAATCAAGAAAATATCCGGGGATGTGATGACGCAAACAGCACAATCAACTCCACATGCTATCAGGACGTTTAACGAGATAATTTATCGATCTGCATGGCAGGCTCTCCTGTACTGAGGGTTCCTGAAAACTGTCTGTTTTTCCCATCCTCAATGATCCTGACAGTAAACCTGGTTGGATCGGGGGATCCGTGTTGACTGTAATGATGGACAAAGACACGATAGATTCCTTTCTGCATACCTTGGGGAGGCCAGAAAATGTTTTCGACCGGACGAGTTGATTCGCCTCTGACATTCATGTCAACATCCAGCTCGCCCCCATCAGCAGATCGCCTGTGGTCGAATGAAATCCGTTCACCAGAGGGGCATAACACATGCAAATCCAGATCATTTCTGTTATTCCAAATCAGAGAGATCTGAACTTCACCGGTTTTCCCACCCTCGCGTTCAACTCGCTTATTGATTTCCTCGTTATTTCCTGAGACATCCTCATCACGGGGGCTGGCTGTCACCAGTCGACTGGCGGTGAGCAGGTCGGATGCAGGTGGTTCTTTGTCGGTCCTTCCATTTCTCATTTCATTAGGTTTCGACTCCTGGGACACTTCCTGTGATACTTCCTCTGGCGATTCAGCTATCGGCGTCGG is a window of Gimesia chilikensis DNA encoding:
- a CDS encoding GYF domain-containing protein, which codes for MTGWYFKSDETEYGPYSLDELIYLKNKGKIPPGSLVKNEHHSGWVRAESVRELFSKERLTRSRIELASLVKPNAVKEESDISPEIVDFIDETPNNTNLPPLRTAHRNQSHKKVILGVLVGGSLLLFLFLLILFLWKAPAQPETVAGSTSSQSQGARTEGGQSTEGKTGTGDTLSSSAESKKSGDSVVAPTPIAESPEEVSQEVSQESKPNEMRNGRTDKEPPASDLLTASRLVTASPRDEDVSGNNEEINKRVEREGGKTGEVQISLIWNNRNDLDLHVLCPSGERISFDHRRSADGGELDVDMNVRGESTRPVENIFWPPQGMQKGIYRVFVHHYSQHGSPDPTRFTVRIIEDGKNRQFSGTLSTGEPAMQIDKLSR